TGCCGAAGACCTCGAGGCCCATGCCGCCGACGAAGGCGGCGACGACGAGGGCGACGAGCACCGGGTCGAGGCCGAGCATGAGCATCGGCAACGACATGGACGCGCAGGCGAGCATGCCCCACAGCAGCGGCCGCTCGAGGCGCACCCGCAGCAGGATCACCGTCATCACCAGCAGGCCGAGCGCCTCGGCGGACAGCACGTAGCCCCAGCCCTGCCGGCCGATGGTGTCCTCGGCGACCACCGGCCCGAGGGTGAAGATCGCGCCGTGGTGGATGGCGTTGAGACCACCGAAGCCGAGCACGACCACCCACAGCCAGGTGGTCCGGCGGAAGAACGTCCAGCCCTCGCGGAGCTCCGCGATGGTGCTGTCGGACGCGGCCCGCTCCAGTGGGGGGATCCGGACCCGGGTCAGGCACAGTGCGGCCAGCGCCCACGCGAGCGCGTCGATGGCGAGCGCCCAGCCGGCACCGGCCGTGACGACCAGCAGCGCGCCGACGGTGGGCCCGAGGACCGTGAGCCCGTTGCGGGTCAGCGACAGCAGCGCGTTGGCCGGCTGCAGCTGCTCGCGCGCCACCAGCTGCGGGACCATGCCGGCCATCGCCGGCATCGAGATCGCCGACACCGCGCCGTGCACGGCACTCAGCACGATCACCATCCAGAGCTCGGCGGTGCCGGTGAGGACGAGCACCGCGATCACGCCCTGGGTGAGGGCGGAGGCGATGTTGGAGGCCTGGAGCACGACCGCCCGGGGGAAGCGGTCGGACAGCACACCGCCCCACAGCAGGAGCAGGATCATCGGGATCGTGTGGGCGGCCAGCACCTGGCCGATGGCGACGGCCCGGCCGTCGATGTCGAGCACCGCGAAGGTCAGCGCGATGTTGGCCATCATCGTGCCGAGGGTGTTGGTGGTGCGGGAGGCGAAGTACCACGCGAAGTTGCGGTTGCGCAGCGGAGCCAGGGCGCTCGACCAGGTCACGACGACTCCTGGCCCGGGTCGGACATCCGGAAGGCGAACAGGGACGCGCTGACGTGGATGGTGCCGGGGGAGCGGGGCGCTCGGGCCTCGGCGTGGAGGAGGTCGCCGGCCTCGCGCAACAGGTCCACGGCCCGGGCCCAGGTCTCGGGATCGACCCAGGTCTCGATGTCGGACATCTGCCCGACCCCGGACCGGTGCGAGAGCTGGCGTCGGGTGATCTCGCGGGCGGTGGCACGCACGTAGGCGATGCGGTCGTCGTTGCTCGCGCGCGTGGCGGGCGGGGCGTCGACCACCACGTAGCGGTAGCGCTTCGCGACGCCGCCGCGGATGCGTTCCTCGCTCTCGACCACCAGCTCGCCCGCCTCGTGCAGCACCCGGAGGTGGTAGGACGCGTTGGCGTGGGTCAGGTCCAGCTCGCGGGCGACCTCGGCCGCGCTCATCGCCTCCGCGGTCAGCAGCGAGAGGATCCGGAGTCGTACCGGGTGCGCCACCGCGCGCAGTGCCGAGACCGCTTCCGGGTCCGTCAGGTCGTCGGTCAAGGCTCACCCTCCAAGAAGTCTTGGGGGGCAAGTCTGCGCGGGTGGGTCTCGACTGTCAAACACTTCTTGGGTGGTCTGGCCGGCCGACTATGGCTCGGCTGCGCCGGAGGCCTCCGGCACACCCCTGACCCGACCCTGAATCCACCCCTGGATCCGGCCCTGAATCCGGCCCTGAACCGGGTCGAACCACGTGATTCGGCGCCCTCGACGTGCTTGGCTTGCCTTGATGAGAGCGGGCGCCCGGCCCGCCGAGGAGTGAGCCAGATGTCCGACCAGTACCCGAGCCCGTACGACCCGGGGGGCTACCAGCGGGACCCCCAGCAGCCCACGACCGCCTACCGGGCGACGCCCACGACCATGTCGCCGCAGGACGAGCGCACCTGGGGAGCGATCAGCCACGCCGGCGCGGTGGTCGCGATGGTGTGCTCGGCAGGCTTCCTCGGGTTCCTGGCGTCGATCGCCGTCTACGTGGTCCACAAGGACCGGGGCCCGTTCGTGCGGGCGCACGCAGCCAACTCGATCAACGTGCAGATCTCGATGTTCATCTGGCTCCTCGTCGCCGGGGTGATCTACGTCGTCCTGGGCGTCATCACGCTCGGCATCGGCTTCGTCGTGTTCCTGCCGGTGTTCGCAGTCCCGTTCGTCGTCGCGGCCGTCCTGCACGT
The sequence above is drawn from the Nocardioides sp. zg-1228 genome and encodes:
- a CDS encoding MFS transporter, encoding MTWSSALAPLRNRNFAWYFASRTTNTLGTMMANIALTFAVLDIDGRAVAIGQVLAAHTIPMILLLLWGGVLSDRFPRAVVLQASNIASALTQGVIAVLVLTGTAELWMVIVLSAVHGAVSAISMPAMAGMVPQLVAREQLQPANALLSLTRNGLTVLGPTVGALLVVTAGAGWALAIDALAWALAALCLTRVRIPPLERAASDSTIAELREGWTFFRRTTWLWVVVLGFGGLNAIHHGAIFTLGPVVAEDTIGRQGWGYVLSAEALGLLVMTVILLRVRLERPLLWGMLACASMSLPMLMLGLDPVLVALVVAAFVGGMGLEVFGMGWNLAMQENIDDHLLSRAYSYDMLGSFIAMPIGQLAWGPLGEVFGNDRVLVASGVAYAVICALVLCSRSVRTLPRAPVAPAATASGPTP
- a CDS encoding helix-turn-helix domain-containing protein, with protein sequence MTDDLTDPEAVSALRAVAHPVRLRILSLLTAEAMSAAEVARELDLTHANASYHLRVLHEAGELVVESEERIRGGVAKRYRYVVVDAPPATRASNDDRIAYVRATAREITRRQLSHRSGVGQMSDIETWVDPETWARAVDLLREAGDLLHAEARAPRSPGTIHVSASLFAFRMSDPGQESS
- a CDS encoding DUF4870 domain-containing protein, with the translated sequence MSDQYPSPYDPGGYQRDPQQPTTAYRATPTTMSPQDERTWGAISHAGAVVAMVCSAGFLGFLASIAVYVVHKDRGPFVRAHAANSINVQISMFIWLLVAGVIYVVLGVITLGIGFVVFLPVFAVPFVVAAVLHVIGAVKAYNGEWWNPPFTPQFVR